One Rhododendron vialii isolate Sample 1 chromosome 2a, ASM3025357v1 genomic region harbors:
- the LOC131317238 gene encoding probable terpene synthase 13 → MEVALVLKEHGWIEGIKVKTYITEPVQKQTTLLLLRKHCTNLPAATTWEFVNENAFDILIVHFYIIDDIFDVYGTLEELTLFTEAVNRWDLAAVENLPYYMKSCFNALYETTNEIAYKIYKAHGWNPIDSLQKTWASLCNAFLVEAKWFASGQLPNAEEYLQTAVVSSGVHVVLVHMFFLLGHGITRKTVDLVNDNPGVITSVATILRLWDDLGSAKDEDQDGHDGSYVECYMKDHKGSSVNRAREQVNRMISDAWKCPNRERLSPNSFSASFTKSSVNLARMVPLMYSYDDNHKLPILQQHMKSMLYDDVSS, encoded by the exons ATGGAGGTGGCTCTGGTTTTGAAGGAGCATGGTTGGATTGAGGGTATAAAAGTCAAGACGTATATAACCGAGCCTGTGCAG AAGCAAACAACTTTGCTTCTACTAAGAAAGCATTGCACAAACTTGCCCGCTGCAACCACATGGGAATTTGTTAACGAAAATGCTTTTGACATTCTGAT AGTGCATTTCTACATAATAGATGACATTTTTGATGTTTATGGGACACTAGAGGAACTCACTCTCTTCACAGAAGCTGTCAACAG ATGGGATCTTGCAGCGGTTGAGAATCTTCCTTACTACATGAAGTCATGTTTTAATGCACTCTACGAAACCACGAATGAGATTGCTTACAAGATTTACAAAGCGCATGGGTGGAACCCCATAGATTCTCTGCAGAAAACG TGGGCAAGTTTGTGCAATGCTTTCTTAGTAGAAGCAAAATGGTTTGCTTCTGGGCAGTTGCCAAACGCAGAAGAGTATCTGCAAACTGCGGTTGTTAGTTCAGGGGTGCATGTGGTTTTAGTTCACATGTTCTTTCTATTGGGCCATGGAATAACGAGGAAAACCGTCGATCTTGTGAATGATAACCCGGGCGTTATAACTTCTGTGGCGACAATTCTACGTCTCTGGGATGACTTGGGAAGTGCGAAG GATGAAGATCAAGATGGGCACGACGGATCGTATGTCGAATGCTACATGAAGGACCACAAGGGCTCTTCAGTGAACAGAGCACGAGAGCAAGTCAATCGCATGATTTCAGATGCGTGGAAGTGCCCCAACCGGGAACGCCTATCTCCAAACTCGTTTTCAGCAAGTTTCACAAAGAGTTCGGTTAATTTAGCAAGGATGGTTCCTTTGATGTACAGCTATGATGACAACCATAAACTCCCAATCCTTCAGCAGCACATGAAATCAATGCTCTATGATGATGTTTCTTCATAA
- the LOC131311347 gene encoding (3S,6E)-nerolidol synthase 1-like isoform X1, whose amino-acid sequence MASFHRLCAASHTTIAPSPTTMPQLGKNRFTHTAPIPATQNGASPETSHLFLIIKHDIRQTGNLGFSGEFNVKHEQKVKEVRSVLRKVGENPLEYLAMIDTLQRLSIDYHFQEEIEAFLQKQYMESTISNDYREFDLYEVSTRFRLLRQEGYNVPADVFNHFKNKEGRFKSELSTDIKGLMALYEASHLSIKGEDILDQAADYSCLLLDGCMMNLDQRQARLVDSTLRHPYHKNLARFTARNFISDYKGNNGWIDGLQELATMDFKMVQSTNQREILQFSEWWKDMGLANELKFARNQPLKWYMWPMAALANPRFSQQRVELTKPISLIYIIDDIFDIYGTLEELTLFTEAVNRWDLAAVENLPYYMKSCFNALYETTNEIAYKIYKAHGWNPVDSLQKTWASLCNAFLVEAKWFASGQLPNAEEYLQTAVVSSGVHVVLVHMFFLLGHGITRKTVDLVNDNPGVITSVATILRLWDDLGSAKDEDQDGHDGSYVECYMKDHKGSSVSRAREQVNRMISDAWKCLNQECLSPNSFSASFTKSSLNLARMVPLMYNYDDNHKLPILQEHMKSMLYDDVSL is encoded by the exons ATGGCAAGCTTCCATCGCTTATGTGCTGCTTCCCATACGACTATTGCTCCAAGTCCAACCACCATGCCACAACTTGGCAAGAATCGCTTCACCCACACTGCACCTATACCTGCTACCCAAAATGGAGCCTCTCCGGAGACCTCACACTTATTTCTAATAATAAAACACGACATTCGTCAAACTGGAAATCTCGGCTTCTCT GGCGAGTTCAACGTAAAGCATGAACAGAAGGTGAAGGAAGTTAGGAGCGTCCTACGAAAAGTAGGGGAAAATCCATTAGAATATCTAGCCATGATTGATACCCTCCAACGCCTAAGCATTGACTACCATTTCCAAGAAGAGATTGAAGCATTTCTGCAAAAACAGTACATGGAATCCACCATTAGTAATGATTATCGTGAATTTGATCTTTATGAGGTTTCTACTCGCTTTCGGCTACTAAGGCAAGAAGGTTACAATGTGCCAGCAG ATGTGTTTAACCACTTTAAGAACAAGGAGGGAAGGTTCAAATCAGAACTAAGCACAGACATCAAGGGGTTAATGGCTTTGTATGAAGCATCACATTTAAGCATAAAAGGAGAAGACATACTTGATCAAGCTGCGGATTATAGTTGCCTACTCCTTGATGGTTGTATGATGAATCTTGATCAACGTCAAGCTAGACTTGTCGACAGTACGCTGAGGCATCCCTATCACAAGAACCTGGCGAGGTTCACGGCCAGAAACTTCATTAGTGACTACAAGGGCAATAATGGATGGATAGATGGATTACAAGAACTAGCAACGATGGATTTTAAGATGGTTCAATCCACAAATCAAAGAGAAATACTGCAATTTTCTGA ATGGTGGAAGGACATGGGTTTGGCCAATGAATTGAAGTTTGCAAGAAATCAACCACTCAAATGGTACATGTGGCCTATGGCAGCCCTCGCAAATCCGCGCTTCTCGCAGCAGAGAGTGGAGCTCACAAAACCCATCTCTCTTATCTACATAATAGATGACATTTTTGATATTTATGGGACACTAGAGGAACTCACTCTCTTTACAGAAGCTGTCAACAG ATGGGATCTTGCAGCGGTTGAGAATCTTCCTTACTACATGAAGTCATGTTTTAATGCACTCTACGAAACCACGAATGAGATTGCTTACAAGATTTACAAAGCGCATGGGTGGAACCCCGTAGATTCTCTGCAGAAAACG TGGGCAAGTTTGTGCAATGCTTTCTTAGTAGAAGCAAAATGGTTTGCTTCTGGGCAGTTGCCAAACGCAGAAGAGTATCTGCAAACTGCGGTTGTTAGTTCAGGGGTGCATGTGGTTTTAGTTCACATGTTCTTTCTACTGGGCCATGGAATAACGAGGAAAACCGTCGATCTTGTGAATGATAACCCGGGCGTTATAACTTCTGTGGCGACAATTCTACGTCTCTGGGATGACTTGGGAAGTGCGAAG GATGAAGATCAAGATGGGCACGACGGATCGTATGTCGAATGCTACATGAAGGACCACAAGGGCTCTTCGGTGAGCAGAGCACGAGAGCAAGTCAATCGCATGATTTCAGACGCGTGGAAGTGCCTCAACCAGGAATGCCTATCTCCAAACTCGTTTTCAGCAAGTTTCACAAAGAGTTCGCTTAATTTAGCAAGGATGGTTCCTTTGATGTACAACTATGATGACAACCATAAACTCCCAATCCTTCAGGAGCACATGAAATCAATGCTCTATGATGATGTTTCTTTATAA
- the LOC131311347 gene encoding (3S,6E)-nerolidol synthase 1-like isoform X2, with protein MASFHCLCAASHATIAPSPTTMPQLGKNRFTHIAPTPATQNGAFPKTSHLFPIKHDIRQTGNLSFSGEFNVKHEQKVKEVRSVLRKVGENPLEYLAMIDTLQRLSIDYHFQEEIEAFLQKQYMESTISNDYREFDLYEVSTRFRLLRQEGYNVPADVFNHFKNKEGRFKSELSTDIKGLMALYEASHLSIKGEDILDQAADYSCLLLDGCMMNLDQRQARLVDSTLRHPYHKNLARFTARNFISDYKGNNGWIDGLQELATMDFKMVQSTNQREILQFSEWWKDMGLANELKFARNQPLKWYMWPMAALANPRFSQQRVELTKPISLIYIIDDIFDIYGTLEELTLFTEAVNRWDLAAVENLPYYMKSCFNALYETTNEIAYKIYKAHGWNPVDSLQKTWASLCNAFLVEAKWFASGQLPNAEEYLQTAVVSSGVHVVLVHMFFLLGHGITRKTVDLVNDNPGVITSVATILRLWDDLGSAKDEDQDGHDGSYVECYMKDHKGSSVSRAREQVNRMISDAWKCLNQECLSPNSFSASFTKSSLNLARMVPLMYNYDDNHKLPILQEHMKSMLYDDVSL; from the exons ATGGCAAGCTTCCATTGCTTATGTGCTGCTTCCCATGCGACTATTGCTCCAAGTCCAACCACCATGCCACAACTTGGCAAGAATCGCTTCACCCACATTGCACCTACGCCTGCTACCCAAAATGGAGCCTTTCCGAAGACCTCACACTTATTTCCAATAAAACACGACATTCGTCAAACTGGAAATCTCAGCTTCTCA GGCGAGTTCAACGTAAAGCATGAACAGAAGGTGAAGGAAGTTAGGAGCGTCCTACGAAAAGTAGGGGAAAATCCATTAGAATATCTAGCCATGATTGATACCCTCCAACGCCTAAGCATTGACTACCATTTCCAAGAAGAGATTGAAGCATTTCTGCAAAAACAGTACATGGAATCCACCATTAGTAATGATTATCGTGAATTTGATCTTTATGAGGTTTCTACTCGCTTTCGGCTACTAAGGCAAGAAGGTTACAATGTGCCAGCAG ATGTGTTTAACCACTTTAAGAACAAGGAGGGAAGGTTCAAATCAGAACTAAGCACAGACATCAAGGGGTTAATGGCTTTGTATGAAGCATCACATTTAAGCATAAAAGGAGAAGACATACTTGATCAAGCTGCGGATTATAGTTGCCTACTCCTTGATGGTTGTATGATGAATCTTGATCAACGTCAAGCTAGACTTGTCGACAGTACGCTGAGGCATCCCTATCACAAGAACCTGGCGAGGTTCACGGCCAGAAACTTCATTAGTGACTACAAGGGCAATAATGGATGGATAGATGGATTACAAGAACTAGCAACGATGGATTTTAAGATGGTTCAATCCACAAATCAAAGAGAAATACTGCAATTTTCTGA ATGGTGGAAGGACATGGGTTTGGCCAATGAATTGAAGTTTGCAAGAAATCAACCACTCAAATGGTACATGTGGCCTATGGCAGCCCTCGCAAATCCGCGCTTCTCGCAGCAGAGAGTGGAGCTCACAAAACCCATCTCTCTTATCTACATAATAGATGACATTTTTGATATTTATGGGACACTAGAGGAACTCACTCTCTTTACAGAAGCTGTCAACAG ATGGGATCTTGCAGCGGTTGAGAATCTTCCTTACTACATGAAGTCATGTTTTAATGCACTCTACGAAACCACGAATGAGATTGCTTACAAGATTTACAAAGCGCATGGGTGGAACCCCGTAGATTCTCTGCAGAAAACG TGGGCAAGTTTGTGCAATGCTTTCTTAGTAGAAGCAAAATGGTTTGCTTCTGGGCAGTTGCCAAACGCAGAAGAGTATCTGCAAACTGCGGTTGTTAGTTCAGGGGTGCATGTGGTTTTAGTTCACATGTTCTTTCTACTGGGCCATGGAATAACGAGGAAAACCGTCGATCTTGTGAATGATAACCCGGGCGTTATAACTTCTGTGGCGACAATTCTACGTCTCTGGGATGACTTGGGAAGTGCGAAG GATGAAGATCAAGATGGGCACGACGGATCGTATGTCGAATGCTACATGAAGGACCACAAGGGCTCTTCGGTGAGCAGAGCACGAGAGCAAGTCAATCGCATGATTTCAGACGCGTGGAAGTGCCTCAACCAGGAATGCCTATCTCCAAACTCGTTTTCAGCAAGTTTCACAAAGAGTTCGCTTAATTTAGCAAGGATGGTTCCTTTGATGTACAACTATGATGACAACCATAAACTCCCAATCCTTCAGGAGCACATGAAATCAATGCTCTATGATGATGTTTCTTTATAA